In the genome of Coxiella burnetii, the window AATGGCGATGTTAATCGGTGTTCCGGCGGCCGTGGCACTTTTTATTTTAGCGGGCCCTTTATTGGCGACATTAATCTATCATGGCGCTTTTACCGCGCACGATGTCCTGATGACACGCCGGAGTTTGTGGGCATTTTCGGTGGGTTTGCCTGGGTTTATGCTTGTTAAGATCTTGGCATCGGCGTTTTATTCGCGGCAAAATGTGAAAACCCCCGTTAAAATCGCCACGGCGGCGGTGGTTGTTAACTTAACTTTAAATGCGGTATTGATTCACCCCTTGGCGCACGCGGGTTTAGCCTTGGCGACCTCTTTGGCATCGTCTTTTAATGCGGTGTTATTATTGTATTTTTTGCTACGGGATAAGATTTATCAACCTTTGCCTCATTGGACGAAATTAATTTTACGTTTGCTTTTTGCTAACGGGATCATGGGATTGGCGATTGGTGCTTTTGCAGGAAGAGTTGATCATTGGCTGATGTGGTCAGTAATGGAGCGCGTTTGGCATTTGGTAGTGGTTATCTTGTTGGGATTGCTAAGCTACGCAGCGGCTGTGTGGATTTCAGGGTTGCGCCTGCGTGATCTTCGGCCCCCGGTTAACATTGATTGACGGGGATTATTCGGTTAGCCTGTGGTCCTTTTTCTGAAGGATCGCGTTTTTGTTCACTTCATGTGATTAGTATGAAATTAATACGTGGTAAACATAATTTACTCACCCCTTTGAATGGTTGCGTGGCCACGTTGGGTAATTTTGATGGGCTGCATTTGGGTCATCAAGCGTTATTGAAAACGTTGAAGCAATTGGCTCGAGAATTAAAGCTTCCAACGGTGGTCATTATTTTTGAACCTCAGCCCAAAGAATTTTTTGCAAAAGGTCAAACGGAAGCGCGATTGATGCGTTTTCGGGAAAAATGGTTGGGGTTTGCTGAATGGAAGATTGATTACCTTTTGTGTTTGCGCTTTGATCGCGCGTTAGCCGATTTAGCGGCGGAAGATTTTGTTAAGCAAATTTTAGTGGATCGATTGGGAGCGAAAGCCGTTGTGGTGGGCGATGATTGTCGTTTTGGCGCGAAAAGAGCGGGCGATTATGCGTTGTTAAAGCAATTGGGCGAGGAATATAATTTTAAGGCAATTGAAATGCCCTCGGTTATTTACGATGGCCAGCGCGTGAGTAGTACGCGTGTGCGGCAAGCTTTGCAAGCAGGGGATATGGCCGTGATGCAAGCTTTGCTGGGCCGACCGTATCGACTTTGCGGCCGCGTTATTGCCGGCGAGAAGCGGGGTCGAGAGTTGGGCTTTCCTACGGCGAATATCGACTTGCATCGTGCGATTGCGCCAATGTCTGGTATTTTTGTAGTTCGCGCTTTTTTAAATAAAAAATCTTATCGGGGCGTAGCTAGTTTGGGGGTCCGTCCTACTTTTAAAGATGAAAACGCCCGATTGTTGTTAGAAGTTTATTTATTTGATTTTTCTAAAACGATTTACGGTTGTTATTTAGAAGTGGAATTTTTACATAAACTTCGAGAAGAAGTGCGTTTTGATTCGATAAGCGCTTTAATCGAACAAATGCACCGCGACGTTATTGAAGCAGAAAAATACTACCAAATTTTATCATCCTTGCGGGACCCGGAATCTCAGCGTTAACTTTGCGGATGGAAGTTCTATCCAATAAACGGGCTAAAGGTTTCAAATTCTAGTGTGATAATCATGATCGGATTCTGATTCGGCAACGGTAACAGCAAGAGGAGTTCTAAAAAATTGGGAGTTGTATAAAGGTTTTTCCTTTTATTCTGGCTCAGTTGTTAGCTTTTCTTTAAACTGAGTGCAAGCGTTCTTAAAGTCTTCAAAAGTGATTTTTCTTTGTTCCTTGAGAGTAAATGTTTCTTTTATAAAACCTGCTATTTGCCCATCTGATGGATGAAAGATTTTTTTATTGGAGTCGCTTTCAATTACTTTTATAATCAAACGCTGCCATAGTAATTCATCATTTTCCAAAAAATTAAGAGAAATTAAATTTTTAAATGCGGTACTTAAGAAAGTATCCTCCGAATAGTAGGTTAGAGAGCTTGCCTGTAAAATAAGAAGGTCTACGTACTGACGTTTGAGAGGTTCAGATTCAGGAAACGTTTCTGTAAGCTTGTTTAAAACACAAGTGAGGTCAAATAAAGAGGTATAATAGGTTTGTAATTTATCTAAAATAATAGACAAAAGATTTTCTTTCGGCTTGGATGGATCTGACTCGTAACTAATTAGGTCATTCACAATGCTATCTAGCTCATTTTTAGAGATCGGCTCCAGTAAACCAGTGTCTTCTTCTTCATTCTTTTCTTCTTTTCCTACGGGATAATCAAGCGCAATAGGAGAAAGAATGGATTCTGTTAATGAGTGAACTTTTTTTAAAATGGGGAGAACCTTCTGTTGATACTCCGCTTCTTTCTCTTGATCTGAATGATCCATATCAACGCAACACAAAAGCCATTCGAAGGGCTGCATTCGATTACTATTCACAGCGACTTTTAAAATCTGTGTTGCAAGTTTATCTGAAGAACCCGAAAGATCGGTAGTTAACCAGTTTGATAATCGTCTTCGGGGAAGTTGCATCAGCTTTTGCGTTAGCAAGTTCAATGACTTTGGATAGTTAGCTGCTGCAATGATTATTACACAAAAGGAAGGGATATCTTTATACGAGCATTCATCGTGTGTCAGGAATGATTTAAGGAGTTGTAAAATATCATCTACCGGCAGGTTTTTCCACGCATTTGATTGCATCAGCATTTCCAATGGGGCTGGATAGCCATTTGCGGCTGCCATAGTGATTGTCCAGAAAGCGGTTTCACCAAGGGCTGTATCATCGGGATGAGCTGGTGCTGCTTTAAAGAGCTCCGGTAGCTGCTGTGGAGTTAATTTTGCCCAAGCGCCTGATTGTATCAACGTTTCCAATGCGGCTGGGTGGCCATTTGAGGCCGCACAAGTGATTACCCAGAAGGCGGTTTTGCCGAGGTCTCTATCATCTTGATTATCCGGTGCGCTTTAAGGAGCTCCAGTAGCTGCTGTGGGGTTAATTTTGTCCAAGCGCCTGATTGTATCAGCATTTCCAATGCAGCTGGATGGCCATGTGAGGCCGCACAAGCGATTAGCCAGAAGGCGGTTTTGCCTCGGTGTTCAGGCTGAGAGGATACGGTTTTGAGGATTTTCAATAACTGAGCGGGCGTCAGCCGCACCCAGGCGTCTGACTGCATCAATACTTCTAAGGCTTTTAAGGCTTTTTTACCATTAGGTTCAGTTGCGCAAAAAGTAATACGAAAAAAGACAGTATCGCCGTCTTCAATTTGCGATAAAAATTCTGAAAGCTCTTTTTCTTCGCGCTCTAGAAAAGAAGACACTGTCTCTTGTTTTTCGCCGACTTGTGTACAAAAAAAATCTACTTTTTTTGTCAGCTTTTTTTCTTTAATTGCGAGACCTCTGGGGCGCTTAGTAGGCGGTTCCGTGACTATTGTTTCTTGCCGACTCATATAGATTCTCTTTTGTTTATTTCACTTTCCTACAAAACTGAACTAAAGAATACCTCTAAAACATTAAACCTTTATTAAAGGCATTTTTAATCATTTAAAAAATTCTTTGCACAGTGCGCAGCGCACCGAAGGTGCGCCTAGGGTACGCCTGCGCGGGGATGACCTGTAAGGATATTAATTTTTTAGAATTACCCTCTCTGCTAATAAAAATCATCGTGTGCGAAGTAAAAATTCAGTCCTCCCCGATGACGAGAGCTCGATAATTACTTAATATAGGTTATCTGACCAACCATAAGGAAAATTGCAATGAAGCATTCTCTTAAATTAATTATTTTGGTAATTGCCGTTATCTTATTGAGCGCCTGTCACCGGGAAACGTTAAAAGGTAGCGGCAAAGTTGTTACCCAAACGAGGCAGGTTCCTCAATTTGAGCATATTAAAGCCCACGGGGACGTGAAGTTATTTGTCACAGCAGGGAAACCTCAGCAAGTCGCCGTTAAAACGGATGATAATTTACAATCTTATATTGTCACGACGGTTAAAGGCGACTCATTAGAAATTTCGACGAAAGGCGCACGCCGCTTGGTTCCGAGTACTCCAATTGTTATCGAAGTCAGCGCTGAAGAGCTTGAAAGTCTGGCTACCGCCGGTTCAATCCAAACGGAGGTGAAAGGAATTGAGGACGATAGTTTTGATGTTCGAGCGAGTGGCAATAGTCAATTGGTTTTGGAGGGAAGGACCGATAAAGCTTCGATTAATATCGAGGGAAACGGCCAGATAGATGCGCGCCAACTAATTACTAAAGAAATGAGTTTATCGGTCAGCGGTGTTGCGCGCGCCATCGTTCATGCTGAACGAAAATTAGATGTTAAGGTCGCTGGTGATGGCGAAGTCATTTATTTCGGTAACCCGCCGTTTCTCAACCAATCTATCTTTGGTAAAGGCAAAGTTGAAAAGGGAAGCGCGCAGTTAAGAAAGGGGCTGGTTAATTAAGTTTAATGCCATTTCTTGTTCTCGGCTTGTGGGAGAGGATTTAAAGGGTATATTTTCACGAATGACACTGACGGTTGCATTTCTTTGAGAAATCCTTTATCAAAGGCGCATAATGACAGACTATAAAGACACATTGAATCTCCCTCAAACCGATTTTCCGATGCGGGCGAACTTACCTGAGCGAGAACCGCAGACGCTGGCTCGTTGGCAAACACTCGATCTTTATCGAAAAATTCGCAAAGACAGAGAAGGACAGCCCAAGTTTATTTTGCATGACGGCCCTCCTTATGCTAATGGTCGCGCTCATTTGGGCACCGCCTTTAATAAAACGCTCAAAGATATCGTTGTTAAGTCTAAAACCTTAAGTGGCTTTGATGCTCCTTTCGTTCCGGGCTGGGATTGTCATGGCTTGCCTATCGAGCTTAATGTAGAGAAGAAATTAGGGAAGGACAAATTATCAGCTAATGCTTTTCGTCAAGCTTGCCGGGATTATGCTTTTTCTCAAATTGAGCTCCAGCGGGATGACTTCCAACGATTAGGTGTGTTGGGTGATTGGCAACATCCTTACCTTACCATGGACTTTGGTTACGAAGCGGATACAGTGCGAGCGTTAGCCAAAATCGTGGCTAATGGTCATTTGCTGCGGGGGCAAAAACCGGTGCATTGGTGCGCGGCGTGCGGCTCCGCGTTAGCAGAGGCGGAAGTCGAATATCGCGATAAAGCATCGCCTGCCGTTGACGTGGGATTTGAAGCGGTCGACGCTGAAGCGGTGCGGCAACGTTTTGGCGTGAAAAATGCAACGACCCGAGTATTAGTTCCGATTTGGACCACGACGCCGTGGACGTTGCCGGCCAATGAAGCGGTCAGCGTTCATCCTGAATTGCATTACGCGCTTGTAAAAAGCGAATTACAAAATCAACCCGTTTATTTAATATTAGCAAAGGACTTAGTAGACAGTGCCATGCAACGTTACGGTGTCGATGACTATGAAGTGCATGGCAATTTAAAAGGCGACGCTCTAGAGGGAATGCAATTACAACATCCTTTTTTGGACCGAATTGTTCCCATTATTTTAGGCGAACACGTGACGACAGAAGCCGGAACAGGCAATGTGCACACGGCGCCCGCGCACGGTTTGGAAGATTATTTCGTTGCTGAAAAATATAATTTACCCATTAATAATCCCGTCGATGCGAGAGGTCGTTTTATCCCTGACACGTTCTTGGTGGGCGGTCAGCCGGTTTTTAAAGCGAATGAACCAATTATCGTATTGTTGGCGGATAGCGGACATTTATTGCATTCGGAAACCATTCAACACAGTTATCCTCACTGCTGGCGGCACAAAACGCCATTGATTTTTCGGGCAACCCCGCAATGGTTCATTGGCATGAATAAAAATGGATTGCGCGAGCGGGCATTAGCGGAAATTGAAAAAGTAACCTGGCTTCCTGCGTGGGGAGAGGCGCGGATTGGAAAGATGGTAGCTGATCGTCCAGATTGGTGTATTTCGCGACAGCGCTTATGGGGCATTCCCATTCCTTTATTTATCCATAAAAAGTCGGGCGAATTGCATCCTAAGTCGCCGGCTTTGATGGAAAAAGTAGCGCAATTAATCGAAAAAGAGAGTGTGGATGCCTGGTTTGATTTAGATCCGAAAGTTTTATTGGGCGATGATGCTGATCATTATGAAAAAGTAACGGATGTTTTGGACGTATGGTTTGATTCGGGAGTGACGCATTTTTGTGTGTTGGAAAAACGTCGGGAATTGAAGGTGCCGGCGGATATTTATTTAGAAGGTTCCGATCAACATCGGGGTTGGTTTCAATCGTCTTTATTAACGTCGTTGGCTATTCGCGATAAAGCGCCTTATAAATCGGTATTGACTTATGGTTTTGTGGTCGACAGCCAAGGTCGAAAAATGTCGAAATCGCTGGGTAACGTCATTCTACCCGCCGACGTGGTGAAGAATCTCGGCGCTGATGTGCTGCGCTTGTGGGCGGCTTCGATGGATTACACTGTAGAAGTGAATGTATCGGATGAAATTTTGAAGCGCGCTTCAGATGCCTATCGGCGAATTCGTAACACGGCACGATTTTTATTATCGAATTTATATGATTTTGACCCTAAAAAAGATAAGGTGGCGGTAGATCAATTAGTTGCGTTAGATCGATGGGCTATTTTCACCACGCAAAAATTGCAGGAGAAAATTATTACCGCATACGACCGTTATCGTTTTCCCGCTATTTACCAGGCAATTCATAATTTTTGCACGGTAGAAATGGGCAGCTTTTATTTGGATATTATTAAGGATCGATTGTACACCAGCAAAGAATCGGGTTTACCCAGGCGTTCAGCGCAAACCGCATTGTATTATATTGCAGAGGCATTTGTGCGGTGGATAGCCCCTATTATCAGCTTCACGGCCGATGAAATTTGGCAATTTATGCCGGGTGATCGTGAACCTTCTGTTTTTTTAACACAGTGGTTTTCGGATTTTCCCAATGCGGCATTAAGCGGGGAAGAAGAGCAACGATGGCAATTGTTGTTGCAAATTCGCGATGAGGTGAATAAAGCGTTAGAAACGTATCGTAATGAAGGTAAAATTGGTTCGGCATTAACCGCTGAAGTTGTGTTGTATGCGGATGAAAGATTGAATGCGGTTATAGCAACACTGGGTGAAGAACTGCGTTTTGTATTAATTACTTCAGAAGCAAGTGTGTTACCGTTTAATGAAAAAAGTAAGGCAGCTTTTGATACCGCTCTTCCTGGTTTGGCGTTAGAAATTAACGTGTCTGAATTTGAAAAGTGCGCGCGCTGCTGGCAGCGTCGCTCCAGTGTGGGGCAGATTAAAGAACACGCCGATTTGTGCGATCGCTGTGTGAGCAATGCATTTGAAGACGGCGAAATGCGACAATTTGCGTAGGAATGACAATGGTAACGAAAAAATCAAAAAAAGCCTGGCCATGGCTGTGGTTTAGTGTGTTGGTGATCCTCCTTGATCAATTGAGTAAATACTTGGCGAATCATTTTTTATCCCTTGGGCACCCTGTTAAAATATTACCATTTTTAAATTTCACATTAAATTATAATACCGGCGCTGCATTTAGTTTTTTAGGAACGGAAAACGGTTGGCAAATTATTTTTTTTGCCGCCATTTCTTTCGTTGTTTCCATTTTTCTAATTTTGTGGTTAAGTAGAACCTCCCGTTCGGAGATTATGATGTTGCTGGGGTTATCGTTAATTATCGGGGGAGCGCTTGGCAATTTTATCGATCGTCTTCGTTGGAGTTACGTGACCGATTTTATTGATTTTCATATTAAAGATTGGCATTTCGCCACTTTCAATGTAGCTGATAGTGCTATTTGCGTAGGCGTTTTTTTGTTAATCGTGCATATGTTATTAACACCCTCCTCTAAGCCTTAATTCCAATCTGGATGAATTCCATTGGGCTCGGTACCGACACGTTGATCCAAATTGGCGTATTTGGTAAAATTTTTACCACCATGAGCTTTAAAGATGAGAACCCTTTGTTACAGAAAACAATGAAGACAAAATATACTTTATTTTTCATAATTTTAGGGTTACTCACCGTTAATGAAATCAGTTGGGCGAAACCCAGGGCTAATTTTGCTCCACAAACAATCTCCTGTAGTTACTCTAGTCAGCAATTAGTATGCAGTGGATTCGATCAACAGCTATTAACCGCTTCCCTTGAGGAAGGTCCCCCTCCTCAAAAAGAAAAAACGATTTATCATTTCGTAAAGGCAACTGCAGAAGATCCTTCTTCGCCTTTGCTCGTTTATCATTATCAGGATGCTTCCCAGCAATCGTCGATAAGTCTCATTCCTCTCTATGATGGAGTCAAACCCTTTGCTCGCTTTCGCACGTGGGTATATCACTCTCCGCCACTGTATGGCGCTTACTATTATACCTGCACTACCGGAGTGGCTGTGGAGTGTCCTTACACCAATACTCCATTTTAATGTAATCTGTGAGAGGTAAAAATGCGCTTATTAAAATTTTTGATTGTCACAAGTTCGATCGTAAGTATGACGATGTTATCGTCCTTAGCGATAGCAGTTTCGCCTTCGCCTATTTTACCTTCCAATTATTTAGTTTGTTTTGCGAATGCAACCGACGTGCCACTCACCATTAAAGTAAGTTTACGCAGTCGAACGCCTTTGCAGTTAATCAATCAGACAGTAGAGCCTCATAACATGATGAAATGTGTTGCCAAAGGAAGTTGGGTAGCAAAAGGGGGGCGCGAAGCAAGGGACATTGAATTATATGCTATCATCGGTGATGATTCCGGTCCACGCCCAGTATTTACCGTCAACGAAGTTCTACCCGGTGGGCCTGCTTTCACAAAAGCTCAACCGCCTACTATTACTACCTCAGATGGAAAGACTTATCGAGCGTTTGCCATGGATGAACCAGGATCAGGATTTGGCATCTATGCAGGTCTTTTCTCTACCACTAAATGAAGTCCAGAGTGGGTGACCCCATTTTCATTCTTGGCGCTTTCTTAATCCCAGGCAACAAAGACTTTGGTTTTAGAGTTAAAATGCAGCAACGGGGTCAGGCCTTTGATTATCCAGGTTGTGCCCTTGATCTTGAGCTGCCAAAATAATAACCGGTCTTTCATTCTTTTTTTCTAACCACACACATTGCGCAACCTTGATTTATTTTGCAAAGGAATTAATAATAATGGCAATTACACATTTTATCACTGGATAGCCTTTGATAAAATAAAACCCCATTCGCATTTATTATGACTTTCCCTCACGTCTGCGAAAAAGCTGGCTTCAAAAAAATTGGTGAACTTTGTCATGCCTTTAACGACAAACCACAGGTCATGATGCGCCTCTGTGTTTATGACTTAAAAAATCAAACCCAAGGTGCTAAATAATTGTTATGAACATGAAAACCCTAGAAACAAACGCGATCAATGTATGGGGTGAAAATGGTAAATCATGGCTCAATCAATTACCTGGGATTATTAAACAGCTATCTGATTATTGGAGTCTGCGCGGCATACAACCGATTGACAATATGAGTTACAACTATGTTGCTAAAGCAGTGCAAAATGATCAATCGCCAGTTGTTTTGAAAATTAGTTGTGACAAACAGCTTATTGAAAATGAATCCAGAGCGCTGAAATCTTTCAATGGTCAAGGGTCTGTCAGAATGCTTGACATGCATCACGAATTGAATGCACTCTTATTGGAGCAAGCCATCCCAGGAAATCTATTAAAAAGCGATTACCCTGGCAACATAAAAAATACTATTAAAGTTTATGCTGGCGTTGTCAACGCTTTAGCCTCATGCCCTGAACCATCAGACGAGCACACACATGTTAGCAAATGGTGCGAAGCCCTTGATAGAATTAATGATGATCAAATAAGACCACATTTTATAAGAAAAGCAAAAGTGCTTAGAGATTTTTTATTAAGCTCAGCAACCACAGAATATCTTTGTCACGCTGATCTACATTTAGAAAACATTATCAATCACGGGAACCGGTGGCTCTCCATCGATCCTAAAGGCATCATCGGTGAAATGGCATTTGAAGCAGCCGCATTTGATTTCATTGATCAAAATGAATGGTCTGAACCCGATACTATTCAAGATAAAATGATCACTCGTGTCAGTTTGCTAGCTAACGTACTAGCAATTGATCAAGAGAGATTGTTTGCTTGGGTTTTTCTACGCGCTATTATTTCAGCGCAGTGGTTTATTGAAGATAATGGCGATCCAGCTGAAATGCTAAATTTGGGATCCGTTATTGATCCCTTACTTACAAGACCCAGTGTTAGCGAAGCTGCGCACAAACCAGAAATTAAGGTCGATGAATTAACGTTTAAAAATGCCTACCCAATGATTTAAAAATACTGAATGCGCTGATTCGTCAATCGAAAGCACACTGGGGATATTCGAAGGCGTTTATGGATAAATTCATGCTGCTTTTCAAAGTTACTGAGGAATATCTAGCCAAGAACACGGTTAAAGTGATGCTAGCAAAAAACAAAATAGTGGGAATTTGTGGATTCAAACGCCATACAAATAAAGTATTAGAACTGGACTATTTCTTTATTCACCCAGATTATATTGGGCAAGGGTTGGGGAAAAAATTATGGGGTTTTAGTTGCAAGCTTGCAGAAAAATTAACCGCTCATTCTTTTATTGTATGGTCTGATCCTGAAACCGAAGCATTTTATATCAAAATGGGGTGCGTAAAAATTGGTATGAAAAAATCTCATTGCTGCCTAATCGTAAGACCCCCGTCCTGGAATATCGTTTGAATGGTGATCACGCATAGAGTCCAGCACCGATAGTCATGGTTTGGACTGAAGTGAGTTCGTCTATTTTCCTGTATTTTTTTACATACGTTGATTTCGGTCTATTATAAATTAAACTTTCTTCTATCATACAATGTTTAGCGATACACAGAGACTTATCATAAGCAACAAACATCAATGTAATACACTTTTGATCAAATAAAAATAAATAATGATATTTATCAGCGTCAAAGCAAAAATAATAGCAGCTATAGGCATTAAAGTCCCGTTAAACAAATGACCCGCTATTGCGATAACTGCCGAAGATAGCGCCAATCGAAATGGTGCCCAGTAGGGCAGAAGACGTTCCCCTGACTTCGGGATGGGTATTCAAGGCTTGTGAGATAAACGGCCCTAATGCAATCGCTGAACCTGCCGCAAAGAGGGACATTACCGCCGTAATTAAATTGGGGCTGTTAGGTAATATGAAGTGGGATGACAACAGTAATACGGCGGCTAGCGATACGATAAATAATCCAATATGTTGGGAGGCTTGTATAGAAAATCGCTTCAGCATATAAGCAGCGATAAAGCTAAACGCCAAAAACGTCAACATAATGATTGCTTCATAATAACCTACCTGATGCTGGGTTACTCCAAGATGGTTAACAAAGAGTAAGGATAAATTAGCAATATATACAATGATGCCTGCGTACATCAAACAAGGAATCGTACCTAAAATAATGAATTTTTTATCTCGTAGTAAATAGAAATAGGATTGAATCATGTTTTTTAACTTTACTGCCCCCCTGCATGTTTATATTTTTTAGGCTCTTTAAAAACCACTTGCATTGCAATAATAGAAAGCAATACCAGAATAAAAATAAAAACAAAGTTAGCACGCCAATTAAAAATAATTGTCAAATAATTACCTATGACTGGGACTGTGGCCATGCTTCCTGTAATAACACTATTGGCAATAGCAATCAGCTGCGCAGCTTTTCGTTCTTCATACAGTTCAGCGATTACTGCAAAGCCGACAACCGCGGGAGCACTACTTCCAAGCCCTTGGATAAACTGCCTTATAAAACCAATAGATTCCGTTTACATATTCCATGTGTTTTTCTAAACAACGCTCCTCATAAGGTGACTGATCTTTACGCTGTCAGTTGTTTCCCTGTGAGCTCAGGATTTGGCATCTATGCAGGTCTTTTGCTATTCACACCGCGTTAGGGCTGCATTACAGGCGCTTCGCTCCACCCAGAACCCGGTATTAGGCGATTCCCTTTAGAATACGGTTTATTTTCCGAGTAATTCCGTAAACCGAACAAACCGATAGTGTGAATTACGCTTCTTTCAGTTTCTCCGTTCGTTTTTACTTCTTTATTAATCTCATTATTTTCGTTAGTTTCCGATAAAGTAGCCGTTGTTCCCCTTATTCCTTCAAATACACTTAAAACCCAGCAGATAACTCCCGAGCCTGAGGCCGCAGTTTGTAGAGCGTCCCCTGACCCATCAATAAGACGAGCTAAAGTGGAGCATAATGTTTTAATTTTCTGAGTAGCCGTTTTGTTCGCTTGGTGAGAGAGCCTCTGATTCGGGGACGGAGAATTAGGTTTATTAATCAAGTGAGAAAATAAGGAAGAAAATCCTTTTTTGATCGAACTGACCACAAGGCTAGCAGTTTGAATAGTAAGGAGGGTTTGCCCTAAAAATGAAATTACGGAGGTTACTATGCTCGCGGCGTTCCCAATAAAAGTACTTAACGCGTTGGCAGATAAAAAGGAGTTGTAGCCTAACCCGATTAAAGAAATAGCGGGAAAGAGCGCTACAAATAGATAATTTAATGCCTTAGAGGCAGTTAATGAACTAATCCATGCATATAACTTTTCCTTAGAAAAGGAAAAATCCTTTATAAAATCAAGAGACGTAGACCATAAAAGAAGGGCTACACTTAAGCCTAATAGCAGGCAGCCAACACCAACGGCGGCTAGGATAAAAGGATTGCTTATTAATGCAGCCCCGAACCCAAATGTCAAAAAATGCATCAGGGTGGAATAAGTGAACACCCCTGCTAAGATTCCTGAACAACTCGAAGCAAGCCCGAAAAACAAGGCAGTCACTTTTTTAGCAGTCGATAACTTAGAAAAAGACTTTAGGGTTGAAGGAAGGTGTAAAGCAAATTCGGTAATTTTTTGGGAGAAAAGTCTCAGATTTAAACAAGCGCTAACGCCTGAAAAAATAAGAAAAGCAAAAGCTGGAATTAAGATTATAAAACTTGGTGCAACAAGTGCCGGTAGCGCTGCTAACAACAAAAAAATACCTGCTCCCGCACTCATTCCCGAAAGAAATGCGGACACGGCGGAAAAAAAATGAATAATTTCTCGCAAATACCTTTGCAAAGACGATTCAAATACGGAAATAGTTGTTCTAGCCGAATTTACTTCAGCTTCCATTTCCTCAAATGACGGTTCATCCACTATGAAATTTTCTATTGTTAAAAAAGTGAGTAGGCAATAAACGTCATTAAGGAGTTCGTTGATAGCTTTGGAA includes:
- the coxCC3 gene encoding Dot/Icm T4SS effector CoxCC3, with the translated sequence MINTNDSTLKTELRKADSNLILGKYDLVIRSCYKIGRLLAELEGEDELPKISSFITELDNEDPSEDDQSDKRRQLWIKFARLLILSNLTVDNPCLNEETLRGFWALAFWLESEFKKDEKYANYLKVSKVEYAIQRIGNSKAINELLNDVYCLLTFLTIENFIVDEPSFEEMEAEVNSARTTISVFESSLQRYLREIIHFFSAVSAFLSGMSAGAGIFLLLAALPALVAPSFIILIPAFAFLIFSGVSACLNLRLFSQKITEFALHLPSTLKSFSKLSTAKKVTALFFGLASSCSGILAGVFTYSTLMHFLTFGFGAALISNPFILAAVGVGCLLLGLSVALLLWSTSLDFIKDFSFSKEKLYAWISSLTASKALNYLFVALFPAISLIGLGYNSFLSANALSTFIGNAASIVTSVISFLGQTLLTIQTASLVVSSIKKGFSSLFSHLINKPNSPSPNQRLSHQANKTATQKIKTLCSTLARLIDGSGDALQTAASGSGVICWVLSVFEGIRGTTATLSETNENNEINKEVKTNGETERSVIHTIGLFGLRNYSENKPYSKGNRLIPGSGWSEAPVMQP